In the Melanotaenia boesemani isolate fMelBoe1 chromosome 14, fMelBoe1.pri, whole genome shotgun sequence genome, ATAAATCGTGCAGTTTATAGACTTTCTTGttgtataagaaaaaaaaaaacaaacaaaacaaaaaaaaaaaaacacttgttctTCATTATACTACCATACCTAGCACGCAGCTCTAGCATTTCTCAAAATCTTTCCACCATTAAGGCACTCATTCTTCTCACATTGTTATTTATTGAGCTTCTCATACTTTCTTCTGGATTTCCAGTTAAATATCTGCAACACACGACAACTTTCCAACCAAATCTCTTCTTTGAGCattaaaactatatttttcattcattttttattaactatATGTAAACAAAGTTGATATGGAATGGTGCATTTTGAAAATAACCTCCCAATTGGTTTTCATTAGCGTTGTTGGCAATagaaaattatagaaaaaaaaaaacaacaacacacccATATAATTTTCAAATAAAGGATGAAATGCAGTGGTGTTTTGAAGTGCTTTCTTCTGCAGCATATAAATGATCAGTCATCTGTCTCCATCTAGGGGTGACTTGTAGCCATCACCAGTGACTGTTGTCAGGGTAACTCGGCACGGCAGCAGGATATTGGGGCAAACTCGGGCCCTGGGCTGTCTGAGCGACAGCGTTGAACCCTGCTTCCCTCACCGGTGCATTCTTCCACATTCCAGTGCTCCACTCTTCCTGAGCCCGCTCCAGACTACCGCCGCCGCCTCTGTACAGTCTATGCACCTGGACCatgtcacataaaaaaatagaaaagggtTAATTACTTGTCTTTGTGACCATTTTTGAGCATatgtgaaagataaaaaaactatgaaaatcATGCAACTGTGAGCACATTTCAACCTCAGCGTTCACTCACCTTAATGAGAACCAGTGCCATTAAAGCAGTCACCACAGAGAAGAGCAGAGTTGTGATAAGCATCACTATAGCTGAACCCACATTTTGGCTGAAAAACATCACTGTGGCAATCCAGCCGCTTTGATGTGTTGGTGAGAGTGAAATGGAAGCAGTATGGGTTAGTGTATCAGACAGTGCACACACAGCAAAGTGAACTTAATACAGGTGTAATCCAAAGTTACAAATGAGCAGTGAGAAATGAGGCGCAGTGATAACCAGCAAACTCATTATCGGCTGACTGATCAGTACACTTTGAAATCCCAAGTGAAAAATGTTACGCATTCACTGTTCACTTCTTGaactttttttgttaaatttttaaaactgtCAGAGAAAGCATGCTCGATGTGGCAACTGtagattaaaagtaaataaaggagCTGGGGAAGGGTTAAATAGtgaattcttttttattaaaaatacaatattaaagTGGAAAATGTGCGCAGAAAATCAGATTCTGATGACGTGACCTTCTAGTAGTTAAGAAAGGTATGTTCAGCTTTCAGGGCTAAATTACCAGATCAGTTGTCTCTGTAGCTCTACTTCATTATGAGTTTATGTACAAACCAGCATAAACTTTACAACACATCCGTGTGGAGCAGGAGGAAGGTTTGACATTACAGCGGGTCACCCGAGTCCGTTTCAGTTTAATTTCCTGTAAATAACTTGTTTATGTTTCAGTTGTAGTTGTGAGATTTTGCAAAAATGCTGTGCCTGTTTGGGTAAAACATCTGTAGttttgttctattctattctattctattctacagtcatttagcagacgcttttatccaaagcgacttacatttgagagtaagaacaacacaagcatgaatacaaacaagatgggacatcacaattaagtgatagtcagactgctttgagtccagttggacccaggtgctgtcatgtagtgctagaggcagtgcatatatatatatatatatatatatatatatatacacagtgcatccggaaagtattcacagcacttcactttttccacattttattatgttacagcttcattccaaattatattaaattaaactcttacctcaaaattctacacacaatacctcattatgacaaggtgaaaaaagttttttttgagatttttttaatttattaaaaatggaaaagaataaatcacatttacataagtattcacaacCTTTGCCATGGAGCTCAAAATTGAGCTCTGGTGCATCCTGTTCCCACCGATAAGCCTTGAGATGTTTCTACAGCTTAATTGGAGTCCACCTGTGGTAAATTCAGTTGGTTGGACATGATTTGGAAAGGCACACACCTGTCTATATAAGGTCCCACAGTTGACCATGCATGCAGCATGTCAGAGCACAAACACCAAGCATGAAGTCGAAGGAATTGTCTGTAGACCTCCATCTGGGGAAGGATACAGaaaaatttctgctgctttgaaggtcccaatgagcacagtggcctccatCATTCGTAAATGGAAGACGTCTGGAACCACCAGGACTCTTCCTAGAGCTGGCCGGCCGTCTACACTGAGCAATCGGGGAAGAAGGGCCTTAGTCAGGGAGGTGACCAAGAACCCGATGGTCACTCTGGCAGAGCTCCAGCGTTCCtctgtggagagaggagaacCTTCAAGAAGGaccaccatctctgcagcaatccaccaatcaggacTGTATGGTAGAGTGGCAAGACGAAAGCCACTCCTTAGTAAAAGGCACATGGCAGCCCGTCTTGAGTTTGCCAAAAGGCACCTGAATGACTCTCagaccatgagaaacaaaattctctggtctgatgagacaaagCTTGAACTCTTTGGTGTGAATGTCAGGcgtcatgtttggaggaaaccaggcaccgctcatcaccaggccaataccatccctacagtgaagcatggcggtggcagcatcatgctatggggatgtttttcagcagcaggaactggcagactagtcaggatagaaggaaagatgactgcagaaatatacagagacatcctggatgaaaacctgtTCCAGAGCGCTCAAGATCTCAGACTGGGGCGacggtttatttttcagcagcaCAATGACCCAAAGCACACAGCCAAGATCTCAAAGGAGTGGCTTCAGAACCACTCTGTGGATGTCCTggagtggcccagccagagtccagacttgaatctgattgaacatctctggagagatctgaaaatggctgtgcatAGACGTCTCCCATCCAACCTGAGGGAGCTTGAGAAGTACTGCAAAGAAGAATGGGCGAAACTGCCTAAAGATAGGTGTGCTAAGCTTGTAGCATCATATCCAAAAAGACTTGaggctgtaattgctgccaaaggtggatcaacaaagtattaagcaaaggctgtgaatacttatgtaaatgtgatttcttcttttccattttttataaattcaaaaacttaaaaaataaacttttttcaccttgtcataatgaggtattgtgtgtagaattttgaggtaagagcttaatttaatataatttggaatgaagctgtaacataataaaatgtggaaaaagtgaagcgctgtgaatactttccggatgcactgtgtgtgtgtgtgtatatatatatatatatatatatatatatatatatatatatatatatatatatatatatatatgtgtgtgtattttttttttttttagtcatttcgtttaaatacaagatcacgatttcatcacacaatatcatcttgggcataagtgcatgcagctgagttgagccaaagagctggacaaatctttctaactcattctgttgagtagaataGTTAAGCTAAGTAAGGCCTCCTGTCACTGTGGGAAAAATTTAGACAGGCTGCACATATCTGTCATTCATCTGCTTCCAGGGGCAGATTCAAGCATTTTGAAGCCCAAAGCTGTGAAAGTGCCCTAAATAAGGTAGCTCCTTTATCATCAtccattcatgtttttatgctgttttataCTAAGCCTTTCTGATTCAAATTCTAGTCCGTTTGTTTGGAAAATCCACTTTGTTTGGAGAATTGTGAATGCGCAAACGAACTTTGGTTGGGATCAAAGAAGTGGACTTGGTCCTCCTAAAAATGAGAAATACAGGAAGCggacaacaaaacaaagtgccTTGTGGGTTCAGCGCACAGCATAGTGGTAAACACACTCACAACATATGCACTTGAGGGACGATAAACGTCTCTGGTTGGGAGAAATGGCTTAATAGCTTTTTCCTGAGTTGGAAAAAGGTAGAGTGCTCTCTTCGAGTTGGGAATGGAGGTCTTGCCCTGAGCGGAGGAATTCAAgcatctcggggtcttgttcacaagtgtgGGATGAACGGCGTGGGAGATTGTTAGGGGGAGTGGTGTGGCATccacagtgatgcagactctgcattggtcATGGTGATCAGTTGATCTATGTTCTTACACTTGTCTATGGTCATGatctgtgggtagtgaccaaaagatgAGACTGTAAATCCAAGCAGGCTGTCCTTGAAAGAGGGACAAAGATGCCATGTGCCTGACGCCTTCACTTGCCCGctccacatatttatttttctagatACAGATAGCTGTATCTATGGTTCAAGCATTCCCATCCACTCTTAGACACTGGGTGTAAATAAAGcatggcaacataaaaaaaatgttttaagtactttttcccccttttcaaAGATTGAATTCTTTGTTCAACTTGCTGACTGATTTTTCATATTATCACCATTTTCCTTGTAACAGACAAGCACCTTAAGGGCAGTTTGAAAGCTCTGCACGGTTAGCAGTAGATTTTGTTTCTATAAAAACTGATCAAACTTTCAAAGCACAGTAAGGCACTTTTTAATGATGGCACTTATTCATTTGTTGCATTGGATGCTGTTGTTGTCATTTTGCTCAAGTTAGTGTGTGAGGAGGTTCAGGACATAGTGAGACCAAATAGTCCCTtgatcagacaaaaataaacattttctgttgtattttataatatttcaaTCAGATCTTGTcagaattttaataataatttgtgactattgtttgttttataaccCCCACCCCAGCTCCACAATCATTTTTATCTATAAAATGGCCCTTGAGGTGTGtgtaaatgcataaaaaaacaatgtcagttccattttttataaacatCCCTTCAAAAACCAGCTTGTGAGTGACAACGCAGGTGTTGATTTAGTAACCTGAGGCAATGTGACTTTCTGCAAACCAAatgagcaaataaaataaaacaatgactaATATTTGAAAGCTCATCCCATGTTTACATTCAACATTAAGAAAATGAAGGTAAAACAAACCTGGTGAGTAACCGCCAGCTCAGAACACAACAAACAGCAGTGAAAATGTAGAGTAGTGTCTACCATGTGTTGTATAAAGGACTTTGTTTTACTACTTGATCATTCCTGTTCATATCAGTAGATGTAAAATGCAAGTCTATGGATGGAAGGTATGTTTTCCCGCTGCCTTTATTACTTAGCAAAAGCTCTTGTGCCACTGATAAAAATTGACCAAAGATACAGGATCACATTGGTTTAGTTCAAACTTACCAAGTTCCCCAACCAGAGATGCCTAAAGTCTGAATGAGGGACAAGACACACTGGAggaaaaagatgaagaagaaggcCATAAAGTTGAAGGAGCTATCAGCCCTGTgaaggaaaacacaaataatgatacagatgaaaacacacaagCCTAGAGATgctctcatttttatttgaacaaatatacagatttatatttattacagCTTATACAGTATAATAAGATTTATGTATTATTCCAAATCCTCTATTCAGGGATTAGAAATTGGATGATAAAAcaaccaactttatttattaaatgttactttaaagaacacaaaaaaatatttttttgctttttgctcaAACATATACTTGACATTTTAATCCAACACAGAATTTAGCACCAGTGACAACTTATATTCCTCCAACTATATGATTACAGTTTCATTCTGTCCACATCAACACTTTGATAATAATTTCAAATGAACAATTTAAtgacaaactaaaataaatggaCATACTAATCCAACatcaataatttaataattttagcttttgctaactttgACATTTTCTCATTATAAGTCTAAGTAAATGTAGCTAATTAGTGACAAGTCTCCTTGTGTAAACTGTGTAATTTACAGGGCCAAGACTAAGCATGTGAACTACTTGAAATGAATGAGAGTTCCgcatttctttttcagaaaatgtgATATGACCTTGGTTAGATGCATAAACAAACCCAATGTGCTTTAGCTAAAAGCACAAAGTACTAAGTTTTTGTGTCTATTCTGAACATACCTATTAAAATATTCACTTTGCTAGTGGAAGAAGTAAGCATGAAATCGAAATTAAATAACTGGCTTCACTTCAGTTGGCAGCAATAACCTCAAACACGAATTTCTGGGGGCAGACTCAATGTTCTAAAAGGTGAGTCAGACCATTTCTGCTTACAGGCCTGTTCCAGTTAAGCTAAAGTGTCCGGATATGTGGCGAGCAACAACAGAGGTCTTCTTGAAATCATATCACAGCTGCTCTACTCTTTATCTGGGCAGTAAACAACCAATTAATACCACCTTGTTGATCCTTTTCTCCTGATTACAATAGCTCAACATCatctggtgatttttttttaggtgtttaTACTGATTATCAGGCCCTTTTGTAACGTGAAACTCCCAAGTGTCAAAGCCAAAGAGATATCTACCTGCCTCAACAAGACCTAGAAAATGTTATCCACTTGTTCATCATGTCCCGCttagattactgcaactccGTGTTTTATGGCCATTTCTGGTGAAACTCCCCCCTCCCTTTTTTCCAGAACTTACTGCTTCTTTCTTCCCTCTCCCATCCTGACTGAAATCTCAGTGCTCCTCCACATTATCTTATATGCATGTTGTCAGCTTtacatctgtgtttctgttgcacCTAAAATCATTGTGAGGAACTGTATATGACACTTCCCCAATGTCTGGGAAGGGGTTTAGCTCAAGTGGTTGTGCAGCTGCTTAACATACAAAGGTTACAGCCCCTGGAAGTGGCTGGACCAGGTTTGATCGGGAATGTCGTCTTCTCTTGCTCTCTGACCCTGTCAAACACCTGTCTAGTGAAGACCACAGAGCCCAAAATACATTCTCAGTGTTGACCATGAAAAAGGAGATGAGCCGTTCTGCATTATGTCCAACATTATGGTGGAAGACAAACAACTGAAATGTGTGAACAGAAGAGGAAAATCACTGTGATGAGTCTGTATCATCCAGATGTCTCAAACTACTGGAACAGTCTTCCCAGTGGCTCAGGAGAAAACACCCATCTatccaatttttaaaaacaaacttaagaATAAACCTggaatattataaataaacttttaaataaatttgagtgCTTTTGGTTATTAgtaaaaatcaaagaaacagTGAAACCCTGGAGGGACTGATTTTTCACGTTTGGGTGCTCATGTATGCTGCAATCTCTGAAGCATGCAAAGGTTTATCAACTAAGTTAAAATAAAGTGGAGTTGTTAATAAATTTCCTGCTTTGTGACATTTAAGACGTTGACTAACCTTAAAGCTTTGTAGAGCGGTCTGAACCAGCACGCGTAACTACAGGGGCTGAAGAGGATGAGCCAGAGCAGTGAGAAGCCGAAGTTTGAAACATTTCCACCTCCAGCCCACCAAGCAATGCATGAGACCACATTTACACACAGGGTGCCTGAATACACTGCGGATGAAAAAGGGgtggagggagaaagagagggaaaagaaaCGGAAGGGAAGTCATTCTTTGACATAAAGTGAAAAGAACGCCTTTTCCTTcttgttcttaaaaaaaaaaggaggaacaAAGTCAAAAaagcaatgaaatgaaaaaacataCTCATCCAAAGCATGTAAACCCTGCGCACCAACTGCTGGTGGGGTCCAGGaatttcttcttctatgttctGGTAAAAGCATGGCTTTATTCTTAAGATTTTTGGCAGGGGAGGAAAGTTATTTGCTCGCTCTGAAAGAGGAAACAAAGTTTTACCATCATACAAACGCCTTGTCAATTCTCTATTTCAGATCCAACCATTTAACAGAATCTAGATAGATAtctagatagagagatagatttGACATACCTGACATTTTGGAAGTCGcagtattttccttttttttaagaaatttgtAATCTTTCTTACTTCCTTCCTGGATAATAGAAATATTGACATTCATAAAAAACTAGTTGACTCACACTTAAAATAAGATGTCTTACTtgtctttgatattttttatggCAACAAGACGTTGGTGACGTTTATCTCAGTTCAAAGAGGTTAATTTTCTTCATCTGAACGCGAAGGGTAAACTCATACTAATTCAATAAACCATGTTATTACAATTAGCGTGACTCTCCTGTCTGCACAAACCTAACTTTTGTCAAAGTATTGATTACGCTAAtgctatacatatatatatcaaaaTTTGACAGTAAGTCTAAACATACGTGAATTACTCAAACGTCTACTTGGTGATCGATATCTTGCAGTAGACAGTTGCTAAAGCGCGTTGTGGAGCACTTCAGTAGTCCAACAGTGGCTAGGATGAGCTTACTGTCTTTATGTATCACGCTGATGCTACTTTGGATACATATGTTTGGCAATTAATATGAAGTGAAATTATTAGAGTTGTTAAGTTAATGCAATACAATGAATAACTGTCAGTCTTAACGAGATAATGTTTATCTACTCACGTTTCCGTCGACAACCGCACGGATCGGGAATCACTTTGGATGTGCTATTTCGTCCCCCTTCAACCGTACTGCGACTGCGCTTCACCGAATAAATTTTGTAGTTCTACACTGTGTATTCTCGACTGGTCTGGAGGCCTGAAGAACTACAAATCCCAGGTCACCCATGATCGGTAAACGGAAAACGCGTGACTACAACATGACCCCTGTTCGTATGTATACCACACACACCCCGTTGTGTAAAAGTTTACAATCTTTCAAGTTATTTTATCAGTTTTGTTAATAAACCTTTGTGGTTTAGACGAAAGAAAATCCGAGCCTCATAGatatataaacatttacaaCGTTTTAATTGCAAACtaatcaataaaacaataaaagacaacaATGTCATTCAGAACTTGCAAAAGAACTATTTTACTTTTCCAACTGTTAGATTGAAAGTCACTCGGAAGACACAATGCCGTCCTTTCTCCAGGACCGTACTTCGATTTCACACAACAACATGGAAACCTAATTTCTGAAAGTCAAAACCCCGTGGCCAATCCAAACGCTCGAAACATCAGCTGGAAGGCGTATTCTTCACTTTGGCTCCGACAAGGTTGATGGTTGAAATCATAAGGCGTCCCCCACGGGGCGGATTGTTTGTAAAACTTGCATTTTAGCGATTTTGACATTTGAAGGATGACTGTTCATATTCTTATGTCCTTATGACGAACAATTCATATAAGACAAATATCACGAATTATTAATCTTCAACAATTTATACAATACAGTGTAACAACAAAGGTGCACAAACGTGCAACGCCGTTGCACAAAGCAAACCTCCTCTGAGAGCCCAATGACCTGTCTTTGGCCAATCAGTGAAGGTTATTGATGGAAGTACCCGACTCCCGCCAATTCCGACTCAGGAGCGCGAGGCAGGCGGCGGGGTAAACCAGGGCAAATAGACTATGCGGAAAGTAGTTcagcaatgttttcttttaggaatTAAATTATAAGTACATGTCGTGTAAATAGAGACGAGAACTCGGTTCGTTATCGGAGGCGTTATTTGGTGTTAACGTAAATTGCACTGGTGTGTTAAATTGTTTAGCCGTAGAAAGTCACGAACGAGAGGAGCCCCGGGTTAGTGGTTGGGATGTTGGCGGCGGAAAATCCATCTGTGGACGGACATTTGGCAGCATCGACTCCTCACAGAAGAGGTAATACCTTGCTTGGAAAAGTGCTTTAATATCTTACCGAAATGGTTATTTCCAAGCCATGGGAGCAACACAAACTCCTTTATATTATACAGTGAAAGCCA is a window encoding:
- the scamp4 gene encoding secretory carrier-associated membrane protein 4, giving the protein MSERANNFPPLPKILRIKPCFYQNIEEEIPGPHQQLVRRVYMLWMMYSGTLCVNVVSCIAWWAGGGNVSNFGFSLLWLILFSPCSYACWFRPLYKALRADSSFNFMAFFFIFFLQCVLSLIQTLGISGWGTCGWIATVMFFSQNVGSAIVMLITTLLFSVVTALMALVLIKVHRLYRGGGGSLERAQEEWSTGMWKNAPVREAGFNAVAQTAQGPSLPQYPAAVPSYPDNSHW